The following coding sequences lie in one Chloroflexaceae bacterium genomic window:
- a CDS encoding N-acetyltransferase, which translates to MSDQESRPQVSIHPTAIVDPQARIGPGTRIWHWTQVREGVVIGSECIIGRGCYIDIGVQIGRCVKFQSNISVFHGVTIEDGVFVGPHVCFTNDKVPRAINPDGTLKAATDWKLVPTLIRYGASLGANATIVCGVTVGRFAMVGSGAVVTRDVPDYGLVVGNPARLIGYVCACGQRLPGGPLPAGDPPEQRVCPACGRETWVGTAPANQGLSQKE; encoded by the coding sequence ATGAGCGACCAGGAATCGCGGCCCCAGGTCAGCATCCATCCCACGGCGATCGTTGACCCGCAGGCCCGGATCGGCCCCGGAACCCGCATCTGGCACTGGACCCAGGTGCGCGAGGGGGTCGTCATCGGGTCCGAGTGCATCATCGGTAGAGGTTGCTATATTGACATCGGCGTGCAGATCGGCCGCTGCGTCAAGTTTCAGAGCAATATCTCGGTCTTTCACGGCGTCACCATCGAGGACGGTGTGTTCGTTGGCCCCCACGTCTGTTTCACCAACGACAAAGTTCCGCGGGCGATTAATCCCGATGGCACACTCAAAGCGGCGACGGACTGGAAGCTGGTTCCGACCCTGATTCGCTACGGCGCGAGCCTGGGCGCTAATGCGACCATCGTCTGCGGCGTAACCGTTGGCCGTTTCGCGATGGTGGGATCGGGCGCGGTGGTCACCCGCGACGTGCCCGACTACGGGCTGGTTGTGGGCAACCCGGCGCGGCTGATCGGCTACGTCTGCGCGTGCGGGCAGCGACTCCCGGGGGGGCCGCTGCCCGCAGGCGACCCGCCCGAGCAGCGGGTTTGCCCGGCGTGCGGGCGAGAGACGTGGGTGGGGACGGCTCCTGCTAATCAGGGCCTTTCTCAGAAAGAGTGA
- a CDS encoding peptidoglycan bridge formation glycyltransferase FemA/FemB family protein translates to MPCFVAGNVVLSTSFDLEDDAWDAFLAATPGGGHNQTSLWARLKSLSGWRPARVIARSEGKIVAGAQMLMRTLPGIGGVAYVQHGPISVDDSPVLMRDLIATLHRLARSCRIHYLSLQLPLNGQYGEQLTRMGFRPSPVSPWDRATVRIDLSAEPETILARMRSSTRYNIRLAQRQGIVIREGGESDLAAFYALLSATAQRQGFELEPESYLRSLWQLFSPSGHARIFLAEHQGERLSGALIVAFGEAAMMKRVGWRGDTGRLRPNELLWSTAITWARANGYRYFDVDGIDYEAAQAVLSGGEIPESVRQSARGFKLGFGGQVALYPEALECFYNPFVRRLYDTVRPWISDDVDVRELVRTVGL, encoded by the coding sequence GTGCCATGTTTCGTCGCGGGTAACGTTGTCCTGTCCACTTCGTTCGATCTAGAGGATGATGCCTGGGACGCTTTCCTTGCCGCGACGCCGGGAGGCGGTCACAACCAGACAAGTCTGTGGGCGCGGCTCAAATCCCTTTCTGGATGGCGCCCGGCACGGGTCATTGCGCGCTCCGAGGGAAAGATCGTCGCAGGCGCGCAAATGTTGATGCGCACGTTGCCGGGAATTGGCGGGGTGGCGTATGTCCAGCACGGGCCGATTTCCGTCGATGATTCTCCCGTCCTCATGCGGGATTTGATCGCTACCCTGCACCGTCTGGCACGTTCATGCCGTATTCACTATCTGTCGCTCCAGCTTCCTTTGAATGGCCAGTATGGTGAACAACTCACCCGGATGGGCTTTCGTCCGAGTCCTGTCTCTCCGTGGGATCGGGCGACGGTGAGAATTGATCTGAGCGCCGAGCCGGAAACCATCCTGGCGCGAATGCGATCAAGTACGCGGTACAACATTCGTCTGGCCCAGCGCCAGGGGATTGTCATCCGTGAAGGCGGCGAGAGCGATCTGGCGGCATTCTACGCATTGCTCAGCGCTACAGCGCAGCGTCAGGGATTCGAACTTGAGCCAGAGTCCTATCTGCGTAGTTTATGGCAATTGTTCAGCCCGTCCGGGCACGCACGGATCTTCCTGGCGGAACATCAGGGCGAAAGGCTGTCGGGCGCCCTAATCGTCGCGTTTGGAGAAGCCGCGATGATGAAGCGCGTCGGTTGGCGCGGAGACACGGGTCGCCTGCGCCCGAATGAGTTGCTCTGGTCGACGGCGATAACCTGGGCACGGGCCAACGGCTACCGTTACTTCGACGTTGATGGGATCGACTATGAAGCAGCGCAAGCGGTGTTAAGCGGAGGGGAAATACCTGAGTCGGTGCGGCAGTCGGCAAGGGGTTTCAAGTTAGGATTCGGTGGTCAAGTCGCTCTGTATCCCGAGGCGCTCGAATGTTTTTATAACCCTTTCGTCCGGCGGCTCTATGATACGGTCAGGCCGTGGATCTCGGACGATGTCGATGTCAGGGAGTTGGTGCGCACCGTGGGGCTATAG
- a CDS encoding molybdopterin-dependent oxidoreductase, whose product MSQPPPRRWRLSRRGFLIGAGVVGGGLALGATLGLPALRLVLADAFEGAAPPTIVTTDPLLWFDIAPDGRVRLAVPKTEMGQGIHTALAQIAAEELELAWEQIEVVQSGSLGPVTDNFGTNASNSVSSLFAPLRETAATLRELLRAEAAERLGVAPAALSAAAGAFFVTAEPQRRLSYGELATGAAAREVPAEPPPLKPGAAWTLIGASLPRVDLPAKIRGAATYGYDARVEGMLFGAVARPPSLGATLRRAAPGDAATRPGVVAVVIERDFAGVVAESRSAAASAVRALDVEWIEQPPLQQEQIDALVRAAPGRGVAVQRVGDAAAVLRGAGVITAEYRTPMAAHAHLEPQAALVDVRPDRVRAWVSTQYAAGTAQAIARALGRNPRSVEVIPTYLGGGFGRRMVSEVAVEAARLSAAAGRPVHVGWSRAEEFQHGFVRPPTHHVLRAVLGPGGRIAAIEHSQASGDVIFPFVPAPVGAFFGADFGAWRGARITYAVPNITVTSERVPLPIPTGAWRGLGLLANIFAIESFIDELAHAAGADPLAFRIAHAGDDERGRRLRTVLAEVAARSDWGGPVPAGRARGLACAMDAGTVVAHVAEVSRTTEGGIRVHRVWAAVDPGLPINPDGVAAQTEGNICMGLSSVLFERLSVRNGRFAADNFGAYPLLSIRDAPAIEVAVLRSGDVPYGVGEPPMGPIGAAVANAVFALTGERMRELPLMGGHSNSPPP is encoded by the coding sequence ATGAGCCAGCCGCCTCCTCGCCGCTGGCGCCTCTCGCGCCGCGGCTTCCTCATCGGCGCCGGCGTGGTCGGCGGGGGCCTGGCCCTCGGCGCCACCCTCGGCCTGCCCGCCCTGCGCCTCGTCCTCGCCGATGCCTTCGAGGGCGCCGCGCCGCCGACCATCGTCACCACCGATCCGCTCCTGTGGTTCGACATCGCCCCCGACGGCCGGGTGCGCCTCGCCGTCCCCAAAACCGAAATGGGCCAGGGCATCCACACCGCCCTCGCCCAGATCGCCGCCGAGGAGCTGGAACTGGCCTGGGAGCAGATCGAGGTCGTCCAGAGCGGCTCCCTCGGCCCGGTGACTGACAACTTCGGCACCAATGCCAGCAACTCGGTCTCTTCGCTCTTCGCCCCGCTGCGCGAGACGGCGGCGACCCTGCGCGAGTTGCTCCGCGCCGAGGCCGCCGAGCGCCTGGGGGTCGCGCCTGCCGCATTGAGCGCCGCCGCCGGGGCCTTCTTCGTCACCGCCGAGCCGCAGCGCCGGCTGAGCTACGGCGAACTGGCGACCGGCGCCGCCGCCCGCGAGGTTCCCGCCGAGCCGCCGCCCCTGAAGCCGGGCGCCGCCTGGACGCTGATTGGCGCCAGCCTGCCCCGCGTGGACCTCCCGGCCAAGATCCGCGGCGCCGCCACCTACGGCTACGACGCCCGGGTCGAGGGCATGCTCTTCGGCGCGGTGGCCCGCCCGCCGAGCCTCGGCGCGACCCTGCGCCGGGCCGCCCCCGGCGACGCCGCCACGCGCCCCGGCGTGGTCGCCGTGGTCATCGAGCGCGACTTCGCCGGCGTCGTCGCCGAATCGCGCAGCGCCGCCGCGTCCGCCGTGCGCGCGCTGGATGTGGAATGGATCGAGCAACCGCCGCTTCAGCAGGAGCAGATTGACGCCCTGGTGCGCGCCGCCCCCGGCCGGGGCGTCGCCGTTCAGCGGGTGGGCGACGCCGCCGCGGTCCTGCGCGGCGCCGGGGTGATCACGGCGGAGTACCGCACTCCCATGGCCGCCCATGCCCACCTGGAACCCCAGGCTGCGCTGGTGGACGTGCGCCCCGACCGGGTGCGGGCCTGGGTCAGCACCCAGTACGCCGCGGGAACCGCGCAGGCCATCGCCCGCGCCCTGGGCCGCAACCCGCGCAGCGTTGAGGTCATCCCCACCTACCTGGGCGGCGGCTTCGGGCGGCGCATGGTCAGCGAAGTGGCGGTGGAGGCTGCGCGGCTCTCGGCGGCGGCAGGCCGGCCTGTTCACGTCGGCTGGAGCCGGGCCGAGGAGTTCCAGCACGGCTTCGTGCGCCCGCCCACCCATCACGTGCTGCGCGCGGTCCTGGGGCCAGGCGGGCGCATCGCAGCCATTGAGCACAGCCAGGCCAGCGGCGACGTTATCTTCCCGTTTGTTCCCGCCCCCGTCGGGGCCTTCTTCGGGGCCGACTTCGGCGCATGGCGCGGCGCGCGCATCACCTACGCCGTACCGAACATCACCGTAACCTCTGAGCGTGTACCGCTGCCCATCCCCACCGGCGCCTGGCGCGGCCTTGGTCTGCTCGCCAACATCTTCGCCATCGAGAGCTTCATTGACGAACTGGCCCACGCCGCCGGCGCCGACCCGCTGGCCTTCCGCATCGCCCACGCTGGCGACGACGAACGCGGACGCCGCCTGCGCACCGTGCTCGCCGAAGTGGCCGCGCGCTCGGATTGGGGCGGTCCCGTGCCCGCCGGACGCGCCCGCGGCCTCGCCTGCGCGATGGATGCCGGCACCGTGGTGGCCCACGTCGCCGAGGTCTCGCGCACAACCGAAGGCGGGATACGCGTGCACCGGGTCTGGGCAGCGGTGGACCCCGGGCTGCCGATCAACCCCGACGGGGTGGCGGCCCAGACCGAGGGCAACATCTGCATGGGGCTGAGTTCGGTGCTCTTCGAGCGGCTCAGCGTGCGCAACGGGCGGTTCGCCGCCGACAACTTCGGCGCCTACCCCCTGCTCAGCATACGCGACGCGCCGGCGATCGAGGTCGCCGTGCTGCGCAGCGGCGACGTGCCCTATGGCGTGGGCGAGCCGCCGATGGGGCCGATCGGCGCCGCGGTGGCCAACGCCGTCTTCGCCCTCACCGGCGAGCGGATGCGCGAATTACCGCTTATGGGCGGGCACTCGAATTCGCCGCCGCCATAA
- a CDS encoding phospholipase D-like domain-containing protein: protein MLHRLILLRDADDLVLCSGYIWEPAAGYKYKILDDKLLDVLLRGCKGKRIITIAGKLDKQWLDHYKNFVRRLRQKDLYVKPYLAPKRNWHAKIAIRLKQGKPIAAIIGSSNLTGPAYSENGYSWNFECDVLIWENSSRLNQLFKQPFEKMWHLEIFS from the coding sequence ATGCTTCATCGCTTGATACTACTTCGCGACGCAGATGATTTAGTTCTATGCTCTGGGTATATCTGGGAGCCAGCGGCAGGCTATAAGTACAAAATCCTGGATGACAAACTGCTGGATGTTCTCCTGAGAGGTTGTAAGGGTAAACGAATTATCACGATTGCGGGTAAGTTGGACAAACAATGGCTTGACCACTACAAAAATTTCGTCAGGCGATTGAGACAAAAAGATCTCTATGTAAAACCTTACTTGGCTCCCAAAAGAAACTGGCACGCCAAAATCGCAATTCGCCTAAAACAAGGGAAGCCTATCGCTGCCATAATTGGTAGTAGCAATCTAACCGGTCCTGCTTATAGCGAGAATGGATATTCTTGGAATTTTGAATGTGATGTCTTGATTTGGGAAAACTCTTCCCGGTTAAACCAACTATTCAAGCAACCTTTTGAAAAAATGTGGCATTTGGAGATTTTCAGTTAA
- a CDS encoding lipopolysaccharide biosynthesis protein: protein MKQQFRQFDWSFIRGSTLLSVGTALGRLLAMGFWLILARVFVPADYGAVQYAITIGGLIAVATQPFGQYVLARYVGSARANCQQLRAVITNGLFFLTALALLSLGLAIPILAALRQLTFEVLLLFAGLTLYYGYWGLATGFTASGQLTAVYVGSNLLQLVMVFIVFWFSDALTPALAAAIYALSYVPVIVALQARWPLPLALSRSDLRLDMLGDLARFSWPIWVSHISYMLYTAIPILLLEYHLFLDALGVFSLANTLTAAFTIINHSIATLFLSRISQAPAGQRRLLLLRTLAVVALLNAVILAGYLLLVQWVVIGLFGVAYAGDLGTYVFLALATIAGGIQLLITAALIGSGNVWLEASARMLQCLVVGVVAWWLVPQQAALGAAIAALAGALAALAFYSLAGIYQRSEPPLGARM from the coding sequence TTGAAGCAACAGTTTCGTCAATTTGACTGGAGCTTTATTCGCGGCTCGACGCTGCTCTCGGTTGGCACGGCGCTTGGCCGGCTGCTCGCCATGGGCTTCTGGCTCATTCTGGCGCGCGTCTTTGTTCCCGCCGACTATGGCGCGGTGCAGTACGCGATCACCATTGGCGGTCTGATCGCAGTGGCAACTCAGCCATTCGGCCAGTATGTGCTGGCGCGCTACGTCGGGAGCGCACGTGCGAACTGCCAGCAATTGCGCGCGGTGATCACCAATGGGCTGTTCTTTCTGACGGCGCTGGCCCTGCTCAGTCTCGGATTGGCCATCCCGATCCTGGCCGCTTTGAGACAGTTGACCTTCGAGGTGCTGCTGCTGTTTGCCGGTCTGACGCTCTACTACGGCTACTGGGGGCTGGCGACCGGTTTTACGGCGTCAGGGCAGTTGACGGCGGTTTACGTCGGCAGCAATTTGCTCCAGTTGGTGATGGTCTTCATCGTATTCTGGTTCAGCGACGCACTGACCCCTGCGCTAGCAGCGGCCATTTACGCGCTGTCGTATGTTCCGGTCATCGTGGCGCTCCAGGCGCGCTGGCCCCTGCCGCTCGCGCTGAGTCGCAGCGATCTGCGCCTCGACATGCTCGGGGATCTGGCGCGTTTCTCCTGGCCGATCTGGGTGTCGCATATCAGCTATATGCTGTATACCGCCATTCCCATTCTGCTGCTGGAGTACCATTTGTTTCTGGATGCGCTGGGAGTCTTTTCGCTTGCTAACACCCTGACCGCCGCGTTCACGATTATCAATCACAGTATTGCCACCCTGTTTCTGTCCCGCATTTCGCAGGCGCCGGCAGGGCAACGCCGGCTGCTCTTGCTGCGCACTCTGGCCGTGGTTGCGCTGCTGAACGCAGTGATACTTGCCGGCTACCTCCTGCTTGTGCAATGGGTAGTCATTGGTCTCTTCGGGGTTGCCTACGCTGGCGATCTGGGCACGTATGTGTTCCTTGCGCTGGCGACCATCGCTGGCGGCATTCAGTTGCTCATCACCGCCGCCCTGATCGGCAGCGGCAATGTCTGGCTGGAAGCCTCAGCCCGAATGCTACAGTGTCTGGTTGTCGGCGTAGTTGCCTGGTGGCTGGTGCCGCAACAAGCGGCGTTGGGCGCAGCGATCGCCGCGCTGGCCGGCGCGCTGGCGGCGCTGGCCTTTTATTCGCTGGCGGGCATATATCAGCGTTCTGAGCCGCCTTTAGGAGCGAGGATGTAG
- a CDS encoding GNAT family N-acetyltransferase, translating to MEKYAHLQALGAPGEVVAPHTDEIEATDRRELEEPRDIRTIDPGHDHRWQTLVATHTSTLFQSPPWVRVIQQVYSLDVRAHVVVDPAGHPIAGLSYCRIEDLFAPRIVTMPFSDYCDPLVSDRETLNLLLTRILAEGCPFTMRCLFNALPLEDERLTLVNRARWHGVNLQSDPDTLWSSIDESSRRAIRKARAEGVRVRVAESRDDLYAFFRLHLRVRKYKYRLLAQPFALFEHLWEEFVARDRGFLMLAEHEGAIIGGVYFLGWGDTIYYKFNASDFDQLKHRPNDLVIWESMCYARERGYAWLDFGLSDWDQEGLVRYKRKFATEERTISFLRYMPEGAASARDAQLRGLINRLTELFVDPGVSDEVTERAGAALYRYFT from the coding sequence GTGGAAAAATATGCACACCTTCAGGCGCTCGGTGCGCCCGGCGAAGTAGTTGCTCCTCACACTGACGAGATTGAGGCGACGGATCGCAGGGAACTGGAGGAGCCTAGAGACATACGGACGATTGACCCTGGTCATGATCATCGCTGGCAGACCCTGGTGGCAACGCATACGAGCACGCTCTTTCAGTCGCCGCCCTGGGTCCGGGTGATCCAACAGGTCTATAGTCTTGACGTCCGCGCCCATGTTGTGGTTGATCCTGCCGGGCATCCAATCGCTGGCCTCAGTTATTGCCGCATTGAAGACCTTTTCGCGCCGCGGATCGTCACCATGCCCTTTTCGGATTACTGCGATCCGCTGGTCAGTGACCGCGAGACTTTGAATTTGCTGCTCACCCGCATACTCGCCGAGGGCTGCCCGTTCACGATGCGCTGTCTGTTTAACGCGCTGCCACTTGAAGATGAACGGTTGACTCTTGTGAATCGCGCTCGCTGGCACGGGGTAAACCTGCAATCCGATCCTGATACGCTCTGGTCCAGCATAGACGAGTCCAGCCGGCGGGCCATTCGGAAGGCGCGCGCTGAAGGCGTCAGGGTTCGCGTTGCTGAAAGTCGTGACGATCTCTACGCCTTTTTTCGGCTGCATCTGAGGGTTCGCAAGTACAAGTATCGCTTGCTGGCCCAACCCTTTGCGCTCTTTGAACACCTCTGGGAAGAGTTTGTGGCCCGCGATCGGGGCTTTCTGATGCTGGCCGAGCACGAAGGCGCGATCATTGGCGGCGTCTATTTCCTCGGATGGGGCGACACGATCTATTACAAGTTTAACGCCTCGGATTTCGACCAGCTCAAACACCGGCCGAATGATCTAGTTATCTGGGAGAGCATGTGTTACGCCCGGGAACGCGGCTACGCCTGGCTCGATTTTGGTCTGAGCGACTGGGATCAGGAGGGGTTGGTGCGCTACAAGCGCAAGTTCGCTACCGAGGAACGCACCATCTCCTTTCTGAGATACATGCCGGAAGGCGCCGCCAGTGCGCGTGACGCCCAATTGCGCGGCCTGATCAATCGTCTCACCGAACTGTTTGTTGATCCCGGCGTTTCCGACGAGGTGACCGAACGGGCCGGGGCGGCTCTGTATCGGTATTTTACGTAG
- a CDS encoding glycosyltransferase, protein MRDQRNGIAVIFWGPHSRHSADIAERLGATVFTIHYFSWRRMWVAPVKYVLQHFKTWEVLWRQRPSAVYVIIPPTFAALSVYLYCRLTGTPYVMDVHGFSLTVPKWRWTIPLQRFLARRARATVVDQGMYQRTFDSWGARTVLLERRPKSVASGQLPPRNAADPFTVTLVNIFAEDEPVVPVIEAARHLPDVRFCITGDTRRADRRVLASAPANVVFTGYLRGDDFWHLLSNSQAVMTLTEEPFSLVSGGIESMAMGKPTILSRQPVLTEYFTRGTVFVEHTAASIVEAVRYVQDHEDRLACEIKELAAEKRERWERAFHELQSLLGEHVCGAVSVLES, encoded by the coding sequence ATGCGCGATCAGCGTAACGGGATCGCAGTGATCTTCTGGGGGCCGCATAGCCGGCACTCAGCGGATATTGCCGAGCGGCTCGGCGCGACCGTCTTCACGATCCATTATTTCAGTTGGCGCCGGATGTGGGTGGCGCCGGTGAAATATGTGTTACAGCATTTCAAGACCTGGGAGGTGCTCTGGCGTCAACGACCGTCGGCGGTCTATGTCATCATCCCGCCGACGTTTGCCGCGTTGAGCGTCTATCTGTACTGCCGGCTCACGGGGACGCCCTACGTGATGGACGTCCACGGTTTCTCGCTTACTGTTCCGAAGTGGCGCTGGACGATCCCGCTCCAACGCTTCCTGGCTCGCCGGGCGCGGGCCACGGTGGTTGATCAGGGCATGTACCAGCGCACCTTTGACTCCTGGGGGGCGCGCACCGTGTTGCTGGAACGACGGCCAAAGAGCGTAGCTTCCGGTCAGTTGCCGCCGCGCAACGCCGCGGATCCATTTACGGTGACGCTGGTCAACATCTTTGCCGAGGACGAACCGGTTGTCCCTGTCATTGAAGCGGCGCGTCACCTGCCGGATGTGCGCTTCTGCATTACCGGCGATACACGCCGCGCCGATCGGCGCGTGCTGGCATCGGCGCCGGCCAATGTGGTCTTCACCGGCTATCTGCGCGGTGATGACTTCTGGCATCTGCTGAGCAACTCACAGGCGGTGATGACGTTGACGGAGGAGCCATTCTCGCTGGTGTCGGGCGGCATTGAGTCGATGGCCATGGGCAAGCCAACCATCCTGTCGCGTCAGCCGGTGTTGACCGAATACTTCACCAGAGGGACCGTCTTTGTCGAACATACCGCTGCAAGCATCGTTGAGGCCGTGCGCTACGTCCAGGACCATGAAGATCGCCTCGCGTGCGAAATTAAGGAACTCGCGGCTGAGAAACGTGAACGCTGGGAACGGGCGTTCCATGAACTGCAAAGCCTGCTGGGAGAACATGTATGTGGGGCGGTGTCGGTCTTGGAAAGTTGA
- a CDS encoding glycoside hydrolase family 16 protein, whose amino-acid sequence MTPPASGWRLIWHDEFNGTSIDTSKWEVMGRRSWGCWERRLGWWSEEDAYLDGRGNLVLRTREVPLAEFREKCPQDERNPWGAKYWDNEYFSGAIRSRGKFERAFGYFEARVAFAYDATRPGHWPAFWLYNDSVKLVDNSGRDGTEIDIFEYWETDFVTHALHWDGYDDQHHKKAVREVRMPGLSAGYHVFGLLWTPDVYVFYIDGKETWRTAQGGVAQTPLYIKLTDEIEAYYGLVSEADLPHHTLVDYVRVYETPPVY is encoded by the coding sequence GTGACGCCGCCTGCCTCTGGTTGGCGGCTGATCTGGCACGATGAGTTTAATGGGACCTCCATTGACACCAGCAAGTGGGAGGTCATGGGCCGACGATCGTGGGGATGCTGGGAGCGTCGCCTGGGTTGGTGGTCAGAGGAAGATGCCTACCTTGATGGACGCGGCAACCTGGTGCTCCGCACGCGCGAGGTTCCGCTGGCAGAGTTTCGGGAGAAATGCCCGCAGGACGAGCGCAACCCGTGGGGGGCAAAGTACTGGGACAATGAGTATTTCTCGGGGGCGATCCGCTCACGCGGCAAGTTCGAGCGCGCCTTTGGGTATTTTGAGGCCAGAGTCGCCTTTGCCTACGACGCAACGCGCCCCGGTCACTGGCCGGCCTTCTGGCTCTATAACGACTCGGTGAAGCTCGTTGACAATAGCGGTCGCGATGGAACGGAGATCGATATCTTTGAGTACTGGGAGACCGATTTTGTGACCCATGCCCTGCACTGGGATGGTTACGACGATCAACATCATAAGAAAGCGGTGCGCGAAGTGCGCATGCCTGGCTTGAGCGCTGGCTACCACGTCTTTGGATTGCTCTGGACGCCGGACGTGTATGTGTTCTACATAGACGGCAAGGAAACCTGGCGTACCGCGCAGGGTGGGGTTGCGCAGACACCCCTTTATATTAAATTAACCGATGAAATCGAAGCTTATTATGGATTAGTATCCGAAGCTGATTTGCCCCATCACACCCTTGTTGACTACGTGCGCGTGTATGAAACGCCACCTGTTTATTGA
- a CDS encoding (2Fe-2S)-binding protein, with protein MDLTINDQTYQVADDPPRVLLWVLRDELGLTGTKFGCGAGYCGACTVHLDGVAVRSCLTPLRQAAGKKVTTIEGLARGEVLHPVQRAFLEVQAPQCGWCMSGQMMAAAALIAANPDPSDEEITAAMEGNFCRCGAYVRIRRAVARAAVLARSPGEAA; from the coding sequence GTGGATCTCACCATCAACGACCAGACCTACCAGGTGGCCGACGACCCGCCGCGCGTGCTGCTCTGGGTGCTGCGCGACGAACTCGGCCTCACCGGCACCAAGTTCGGCTGCGGCGCGGGCTACTGCGGCGCCTGTACCGTTCACCTCGACGGCGTCGCCGTCCGAAGCTGCCTGACCCCCCTCCGCCAGGCCGCCGGCAAAAAGGTTACGACCATCGAGGGCCTGGCCCGGGGCGAGGTGCTGCATCCGGTGCAACGGGCTTTCCTGGAGGTTCAGGCGCCCCAGTGCGGCTGGTGCATGAGCGGCCAGATGATGGCCGCCGCCGCGCTCATCGCCGCCAATCCCGACCCCTCGGACGAGGAGATTACCGCGGCAATGGAGGGCAATTTCTGTCGCTGCGGGGCCTACGTTCGCATCCGCCGGGCGGTGGCCCGCGCTGCCGTGCTGGCCCGTAGCCCCGGGGAGGCCGCATGA
- a CDS encoding glycosyltransferase family 4 protein — translation MRLRKEAEALARAGHMVDVVCLRDHPRQAPQERIDGVNVYRLPMEHQRRGKLHYLYEYLGGFVLLSLALIWLHLRRRYDVIVTTNMPDLTTFAAALPKLLGARVVFDLHECMPEIFMVKYGIGPRHPVVRLLSAMEQAAIAFADYAITCTEEMKRIFVARGAPADKFAVFLNTSNEAIFRPLEAASPPAPDTFTLMTHGSIEERYGHATAIRAVALLRAHIPGLRFEIFGDGTARQRVEQLTRELGVDDIVCFHGYVSFEDLVRAINRADIGVVTIEQRPEMRWVHTLKMFDYLAVGKPVVISRLRAVEDYFDDTCLTYFDHNSPEALAEAVLMLYRNPELRQNRVRNASKVYETLRWPVQAVEFVALIERIAAWKNMHTFRRSVRPAK, via the coding sequence ATGCGGTTGCGTAAAGAAGCGGAAGCGCTCGCCAGAGCGGGGCACATGGTTGACGTAGTGTGTCTGCGCGATCATCCACGACAGGCGCCGCAGGAGCGGATAGACGGCGTCAACGTCTATCGGCTGCCAATGGAACACCAGCGGCGCGGCAAATTGCACTACCTCTATGAGTACCTGGGGGGCTTTGTGCTCTTGAGTCTGGCGCTGATCTGGCTGCACCTGCGCCGGCGCTACGATGTGATCGTGACCACTAATATGCCCGACCTTACTACCTTTGCGGCAGCCCTGCCGAAACTTCTAGGGGCGAGAGTCGTCTTTGATCTCCACGAGTGCATGCCGGAAATCTTTATGGTCAAATATGGGATCGGCCCCCGGCATCCTGTGGTGCGTCTCCTCAGCGCGATGGAGCAAGCCGCGATTGCCTTTGCCGACTATGCCATCACCTGCACCGAGGAGATGAAGCGTATCTTTGTGGCTCGTGGCGCGCCCGCCGACAAGTTTGCCGTCTTTCTGAACACCAGTAACGAGGCCATCTTCAGACCGCTGGAGGCGGCCTCGCCGCCGGCGCCCGATACCTTCACGCTCATGACACACGGGTCAATCGAGGAGCGCTACGGCCATGCCACCGCGATTCGCGCTGTAGCGCTGCTGCGAGCGCACATCCCCGGGCTGCGCTTCGAGATCTTCGGCGACGGTACAGCGCGTCAGCGGGTTGAACAGCTAACGCGCGAACTGGGGGTGGACGATATCGTGTGCTTCCACGGCTACGTGTCCTTCGAGGATCTGGTGAGGGCTATTAACCGCGCCGATATCGGGGTGGTAACCATCGAGCAGCGACCGGAGATGCGCTGGGTGCATACGCTAAAGATGTTTGACTATCTGGCGGTCGGCAAGCCTGTGGTGATCTCGCGCCTGCGCGCAGTGGAGGATTATTTCGACGACACGTGCCTCACCTATTTTGATCATAACAGCCCTGAGGCCCTGGCCGAGGCAGTGCTGATGTTGTACCGCAACCCTGAACTGCGGCAAAACCGGGTTCGTAATGCCAGCAAAGTCTACGAAACCCTGCGCTGGCCGGTGCAGGCGGTCGAGTTTGTTGCTCTCATCGAAAGGATTGCAGCGTGGAAAAATATGCACACCTTCAGGCGCTCGGTGCGCCCGGCGAAGTAG